A genome region from Triticum aestivum cultivar Chinese Spring chromosome 2B, IWGSC CS RefSeq v2.1, whole genome shotgun sequence includes the following:
- the LOC123043057 gene encoding cytochrome P450 89A2-like: MADLLLLTLLPLALLFLLLHHASPIKALLTRAKSVLAPELSTVWKPQPASIFVTDPETAHSLLVRGSAGGSFSNRPPSISPSAILSRRQYQNITSAPYGEHWRAIRHNLTSEVLHPTQLHRHASARRRALHGLVVDLAEQRKNGVVHAAESIRYAMFGLVANMCFGDDIDNNRVRAMADAQSDLVKSLSTARVFAHAKLPALTRLIYRNRWRKLAALRQQQEQTYLPLIDSRRGRHRRPSETPVYVDTLIDLKVPDDHSQDPRRHRRRLSDGELVGMCSEFLGAGTETTASALQWIMANLVKRPDIQEAVRKEINAVVGADAEEVSEVVLGKLEYLHAVIMEALRLHPPTSFAFRQVMEEDHVVHNGRRIPVGTKVYFPLAAIARDRTAWDNPDEFKPQRFLSCKDASQGTDGTIKMMPFGGGRRMCPGRGVAMLHLSYFTANLVREFRWREGEGELAVDLQPHVEFFTVMKRPLRAHLELERTEIKTS, from the coding sequence ATGGCAGACTTGCTCCTCCTAACCCTGCTTCCCTtggctctcctcttcctcctcctccaccatgcaTCGCCAATCAAAGCCCTTCTCACGAGGGCCAAGTCGGTTCTGGCACCGGAGCTCTCCACGGTGTGGAAGCCACAGCCAGCTAGCATCTTCGTCACGGACCCCGAGACGGCGCACAGCCTTCTCGTGCGCGGCAGCGCCGGTGGCTCCTTCTCCAACCGCCCACCGTCCATTTCTCCCAGCGCCATCCTCTCGCGCCGTCAATACCAGAACATCACCTCCGCTCCCTACGGTGAGCACTGGCGCGCCATTCGTCACAACCTCACATCGGAGGTCCTCCACCCAACGCAGCTCCACCGGCACGCGTCAGCGCGCCGCCGTGCACTACATGGACTCGTCGTGGACCTCGCCGAGCAGAGGAAAAACGGCGTGGTTCACGCGGCGGAGAGCATCCGCTACGCTATGTTTGGCCTGGTGGCCAACATGTGTTTCGGCGACGACATCGACAATAACCGCGTCCGTGCCATGGCCGACGCTCAGAGTGACCTCGTCAAGTCCCTATCTACGGCGCGCGTGTTCGCGCACGCGAAGCTCCCCGCACTGACCAGGCTCATTTATCGTAATCGGTGGAGGAAGCTAGCCGCCCTgcgacagcagcaggagcagacgtACCTACCACTCATCGACTCCCGTCGCGGCCGGCACCGGCGACCCAGCGAGACGCCGGTGTATGTGGACACGCTCATCGATCTCAAGGTGCCGGACGACCACAGTCAGGACCCAAGGCGGCATCGAAGAAGGCTGTCCGATGGTGAACTCGTCGGCATGTGCTCCGAGTTCCTTGGTGCTGGAACTGAAACGACAGCATCAGCGCTGCAGTGGATCATGGCCAACTTGGTGAAGCGTCCTGACATACAGGAGGCCGTCCGGAAGGAGATCAATGCCGTCGTGGGTGCGGACGCCGAGGAAGTCAGCGAGGTTGTTCTTGGGAAGCTGGAGTACCTGCACGCTGTGATCATGGAGGCACTCCGGCTGCATCCGCCGACGTCTTTTGCATTCAGGCAGGTGATGGAAGAGGATCATGTGGTTCACAATGGCCGGCGTATTCCAGTGGGCACAAAAGTGTACTTCCCACTGGCTGCTATAGCACGAGACAGGACAGCGTGGGATAACCCTGACGAGTTCAAGCCACAACGGTTCCTGTCCTGCAAGGATGCATCCCAAGGAACCGACGGCACGATCAAAATGATGCCTTTCGGCGGTGGTCGGAGGATGTGCCCTGGTAGGGGTGTCGCAATGCTGCACTTAAGCTACTTCACCGCCAACCTTGTGAGGGAGTTCCGGTGGAGGGAGGGAGAAGGTGAGCTTGCTGTCGATCTCCAGCCGCATGTTGAGTTCTTCACTGTCATGAAGCGGCCATTGCGTGCTCACCTAGAGCTTGAAAGGACAGAGATCAAAACTAGTTAA